The sequence below is a genomic window from Kitasatospora kifunensis.
AGACGGACGATCAGCGCGGCACCGTGCCGTTCGGCCGCGAACTGCTCGAGGCGCTGGGCCGGGGCCGTGAGATCCCCGAGCACCGGGCCAGCGGCACCGGGTTCTTCATCGCCCTGGAGGGTGGCGACGGGGCCGGCAAGTCCACCCAGGCGCAGGCACTGGCCGAGTGGATCCGCAGCAAGGGCCACGAGGTGGTGCTCACCCGCGAGCCCGGCGGCAGCCCGGTCGGGCAGCGGCTGCGCGGCCTGGTGCTGGACGTCGGCAACACCGGCCTGTCGCACCGCGCGGAGGCGCTGATCTACGCCGCCGACCGCGCGGAACACGTGGAGAACGTGATCCGGCCCGCGCTGGCCAGGGGCGCGGTGGTGATCACCGACCGCTACATGGACTCCTCCATCGCCTACCAGGGCGCCGGGCGCGACCTGGCCGCCACCGAGGTCGCGCGGATCTCGCGCTGGGCCACCGGCGGCCTGGTGCCCGACCTGACCGTGGTGCTGGACGTCGACCCGCTCAAGGCCCGGGAGCGGTTCACCGAGGCGCTGGACCGGCTGGAGTCCGAGCCGACCGAGTTCCACGCCCGGGTGCGGGCCGGTTTCCTCGCGCTGGCGGCGGCCGACTCGGTGCGCTACCTGGTGGTTGACGGCAGCACCGGGCCGGCCCTGGTGACCACCGCGATCCGGCACCGGCTCGACCGCGAGCTGCCGCTCTCCGAGCAGGAGAAGGCGGCCCGGATCGAGCAGGAGCGCCTGGCCAAGGAGGAGGCCGAGCGGCGGGCGGCCGAGGAGGCGCGCAAGAAGGCCGAGGCCGAGGCGGCCGAGCGCAAGCGGCTCGAACTGCTGGAGCAGCTGCGCGCCGAGCAGGCGGAGAAGGAGCGGCTGGCCAAGGAGGCGGCCGACCGCAAGGCCGCCGAGGAGGCCCGCAAGCGGGCCGAGGAGGCCAGGCTCAAGGCGGAGGAGGAGGCCAAGCGCCGGGCGGCCGAGGAGGCCGAGCGCAAGGCCGCCGAAGAAGCCCGGCTGGCCGCCGAGGCCGCCGAGCGGGCCCGCCAGGAGGCGGAGATCGCCCAGCAGGCCGAGCTGCAGCGCCAGCGGGACGTGCAGCGGGCCGAGCAGCGGCGGCGGGCCGAGGAGGCGTTGCAGCGGGCCGAGGCGGTCCGGGTCGCGGAGGCGGCTGCTGCTGCGGCGGCTGCCGCGAACGACGCGGCGGCGATCACCGCGGAGCTGCCGCGGGTGGTCGGTGAGGAAGACCTGACCGAGGAGATCTCCGAGCAGGACCGGCAGGCGGCGGTGGCGGCGGCCGAGGCCGCAGCGGCGGCCAAGGCAGGGGAGAGCGGCCAGGGCGGTAGCGGCGGCAGGGGGGCTGCGGCTGGATCGGCCGGCGCTGCGCCGGCTGCCGGCAAGGGCGCTGCTCCGGCGCCGGAGCAGGCGGTGGAGCAGACGGCGGTGCTGCCCCGGGTCCAGCCGAACGGCCCGGCGGCGCCGGGCGGCCAGGCGCCGCTGCGCCCGGTCGAGGAGCGGGTGCCGCCGGGCCTGTGGCGGGCCGAGCCGCCGACGGTCGACCCCACCCGGGAGCTGCCGACGGTGCCGGCGAGCCAGGCGCCGCAGACGGCCCGGCCGCCGCGGCCGTCCTGGGCCGAGGAGACGCCGATGGACGACCTGCCCTCGCTCACCGACTCACTGCTCGGTTCGCGCGAGGACTGGGCCCGCTGGCAGCAGCCGGATCCGGCGGACGGTGAGCCGCGCGGCGAGGAGGACGGCAAGACGGACGGTAAGGGGCGCAAGCGGCGCAAGTGAGGCCGCCCGGCCCCGGGCCCGGTCCGGCTCGGGTCCTTGGGCCGGGCCGGGGTGTCGGTGACGCGCCGTATGCTCGGGAGCGGAACGTCGGGTAGTGGATCGGGCGTCCGAGCACGGAACGGGTGGGAGCAGCGGTGGCCGTCTGGGACGACCTGGTGGGCCAGGAGCGGGTGGTCGAGCAGCTCACCGCCGCCGCTCGGGCCGCTCGGGCCACGGTGCTCGCGGGGCGCTCGGGCACGGCGGAGGCGGCCAACGCCTCGCTGATGACCCACGCCTGGCTCTTCACCGGCCCGCCCGGTGCGGGCCAGACCACCGCCGCCCGCGCCTTCGCCGCCGCCCTGCAGTGCACCAGCCCGGACCTGGAGCTGGGCGGCACTCCCGGCTGCGGATTCTGCGACGGCTGCCACACCGTGATGTCCGAGAGCCACGCGGATGTGAAGTTCGTCCGCAGCGACGGCCTGTCGATCGGCGTCGGCGACATGCGCGACCTGGTGCTGCGGGCGTCCAGCTACCCGACCGGCGGCCGCTGGTCGGTGATCCTGATCGACGCCGCCCACCGGCTCACCGAGGCCGCGGCCAACGCGTTGCTCAAGGGCGTTGAGGAGCCCTCGCCGCGGACCGTGTGGCTGCTCTGCGCGCCGTCCGTGCAGGACACCCTGCCGACCATCCGCTCGCGCTGCCGCCACCTGGTGCTCGGCACGCCCGCCGCCGACGCGGTCGCCGACCTGCTGGTGCGCCGCGACGGGGTGGACCCGTCGGTTGCCCGGCTGGCCGCCCAGGTCGGGCAAGGGGACGTCGAGCGCTCGCGTCGGCTCGCCGTGGACGAGCAGGCCCGCAGCCGTCGTCTGGACGTGCTGCGGATTCCGCTGGAGGTGGCCGACATCGGTGGCTGCCTGGCCGCCGCGCAGCGCCTGGTGGACACCGCCAAGGCGGATGCCGAGGCGCTGGCCGAGACCAGGGACGTCAAGGAGACCGACGACCTCAAGGCCGTGTACGGCGCCGCCGAGGGTCTCGGCGGCAAGGCCCCGCGCGGGATGGCCGGGGCGGTCAAGGAGCTGGAGAAGCGGCAGAAGAGCCGGGCGACCAGGACCCGCCGGGAGACCCTCGGGGTGGCGCTGCTCGATCTGCTGGGCTTCTACCGCGACGTGCTGGCCCTGCAGCTGGGCTCGACCGGCGCGCTGTCCAACGAGGACCAGCGCCCGGTGCTGGACAAGGTGGCCTCGGCCGGGCCGCCCGAGGGCACCCTGCGGCGGATGGAGGCGATCTTGGCCTGCCGTCGGGCGTTGGACCGCAACGTCGATCCGCTGCTCGCGGTGGAGGCGATGACGGTGGCGCTGCGCGCGGGGTGAGGAACCTGAGGACGGGCTGACGATCCGTCGGATGAGGGTGCCTCGACGACCGGTGGCTCGCTCGTTCGAGTGAACGTGCGCATTCGCGCGGAACGCTCCGCTCGATCGGCGGTGCTCTCTTGCACGCTGGGGAACGCGTCCTGATCCTCTTCGAGGTGGTGCCCGTGCCCAGTCCGCTGCTCCTGCTGCTCGTGCTCGTCCCTGTTCTGCTGCTCGCCTGCTGGCTGGCCCACGGTGCCTGGAGCCGCTGGCGCGGCGAGCAGTCGGCACGCACCTACGAGTTGACCGCCGATTCGCGTCCGGCGGTGCTGCGGCTGATCGGGGCGGTCGGCTGCGGGCTGTGCGCCACCGGGCTGGCGGTCGCCGTCGTGTTGAGCGCACAGGCCGGCTGGGGCGGTGGCGTGCGGCAGGCCAGGGCCCAGGCGGGGGCGGCGGCCGATGCGGTCCGGGCGGCTCCGGCGGCGGCGCGGCCCGCTCCGCCGCCCAACGCCGCCCCCGGCTCGGCTGCCCCGTCCGCCGCCTTGCCGTCCGCTGCCTCGCCCTCGGCCGGTTTGCCTTCGGCCGGTTCGCCCTCGCCCGGTTCGCCCTCGGCTTCGTCGTCCTCGGCCAAGGCGGCGACGGCGGGCCCGGCGGCGACCCGTTTCGTGACCGTCGGTCACCCCGCCGAGGGGGAGCTGCTCCAGGCCGACCTGCCCGGTGCCAACGGCCGGCTGCGTGCCGTGCGGGTCTGGCTGCCGCCGCACTACGCCGACGACCTCGCGGCCCGTTTCCCCGTCATCGTGCTGCACGCCGTCGGCCCCGGGCGGACGGCCGACGCCGAGCTGCCGGACATCTACGAGGGTCTCGCCTCCGCGATCAAGCTCAACCGGGCGCACCCGTTCATCGCCGTCGCCCCGGCCGCGCCCACCGGCACCGAGCACCCCTGCGACCTGATCGCCGCAGCCCCGCAGGCGCTGGGCGACGACGCGGGGGTCCGCACCGCCGTCGCGGCCGCCTTCCGCACCCTGCCGCCCGGTCCGCAGGGCTGGGGCGCCCTCGGGGTGGAGGGCGGCGCGCCCTGCGCGGTCGCGGCCGGGCTGACCCGTCCCGACCTGTACCGGGCGGCGGCCGGCGTCTCAGGTCGCTTCGACGCGACCGCGCTGGCCCGGGCGGCCGCCGGCGCGCCGCCCGGGACCGCGCCGCGTCAGCTGCTGCTGGCCGTCGCCAAGACGGACGCCGACGGCCAGAGCTCGGCGCAGAAGCTCGTCGCCGCGCTGCACGCGGGCAAGGGAGCGGCGCCCAAGACGGTGGTGACGCTCTCCAAGGTGGTCCAGGACTCCGCGCCGGACGGCGCGCGGCTGCAGCTGGTGCGGCTGGCCGCGCAGTACCTGAGTGATCTGCTGGTCCGCCCGGCGGGCTGACCAGCATGTTCCAACCCTGTGTCCTGATCCGACTACGCTCGGCATCAGCCGTCATCCGGCCGGTGCCCGAGGGGAGAACCGCGTATGTGCTCTGCCCAGCCCGCCGCCCCGCTGCGGACGGTCCTCACCCTGGCGGTCGCCGGGCTGCTGCTCACGGGCTGCTCCGGTAGCGACCGACCGCACGGGGTGCCGGCCGGCACCCCGTCCTCCTCGGCCGGCACCGGCGCCTCTCCCGGCGCGGCTCCTGCCGCCGTCACGCCGTTGCAGCCGCTGCCCGAGGCGGTCCCCGCGCAGCTGAACTCCTACTACACCCAGCAGCTCTCCTGGCAGTCCTGCGACCAGGGCTTCCAGTGCGCCACCTTCAAGGTCCCGGTCGACTACGACCACCCGGGGGACGGTGACCTGAGCCTCGGCGCCGTCCGCCGCCCGGCCGACGGCGCCGGGGGCGCCCAGCGACTGGGCTCGCTGCTGCTCAACCCAGGCGGCCCCGGCGGCTCGGCGGTGCAGTACGTCGAAGCGGCGGCCGGCAGCTACCAGGCGCCGGTCCGGGCGGCGTACGACCTGGTCGGACTGGACCCGCGCGGGGTCGGCCGGAGCAGTCCGATCACCTGCTTGAGCGGTGATCGGATGGACGCCTACACCGCCGTCGACACCAGTCCCGACAACCAGGCCGAGATCGACCAGCTGGTCGCCGTCGACCAGGAGTTCGCGGCCGGCTGCCGGGCGCACAGCGGCGCGCTGCTCGGCCACGTCAGCACCGTCGAGGCCGCCCGCGACATGGACGTACTGCGGGCGCTGCTCGGTGAGGCGAAGCTCAACTACGTCGGCAAGTCCTACGGCACCCTGCTGGGGGCGACCTACGCCGGGCTCTTCCCGTCCCGGGTCGGCCGGCTGGTGCTGGACGGAGCGATGGACCCCTCGCTGACCGCGCTGGGCGAGAACCGCGCCCAGGCCGGCGGTTTCGAGACGGCCTGGGACTCCTTCGTGCGGGACTGCGACACCCGTGACGACTGCCCGCTCGGCCGGGACGAGCAGCAGGCGGGCCAGCAGCTCGACTCGCTCTTCGGCTCGCTGCGGTCCCAGGCGCTGCCGGGTGAGGGCGGTCGGCAGCTGACCGAGTCGCGTGCGGTGACCGGTGTCGTCGAGGCCATGTACGCGCAGTCCCTCTGGCCGCAGCTGCGTGACGCGCTGACGGCGGCCAAGTCCGGCAAGGGCGGCCCGCTGCTGCGGCTCTCCGACTCCTACTACGAGCGGTCGGCTGACGGCAGCTACCCCAACCTGATGTTCGCCAACATGGCGGTCAACTGCCTCGACCTGCCAGCCGCGTTCGCCTCCCCGGCGGACGTCAGCCGGGCGGTGCCGGACTTCCAGCAGGTCTCCCCGCACTTCGGGCGGGACATGGCCTGGATGTCGCTGGCCTGCGCCTACTGGCCGATCAAGGCGACCGGTGCACCGCACACCGTGAAGGCCGCCGGAGCCGGCCCGATCGTGGTGGTCGGCACCACCAGGGACCCGGCCACGCCGTACGCCTGGGCGCAGTCGCTGGCCGGGCAGCTGGCGTCGGGTCGGCTGCTGACCTACGACGGGGACGGGCACACCGCCTACGGGCGGCACAACGACTGCGTGGACTCGGCGGTCAATCACTACCTGCTGGAGGGGCAGCCGCCGGCTCAGGGGTTGCGCTGCGGGAGTTGACCGCCGCGCCGGGTGAGCGCTCGGCGGGGGGTGTGGCTGGGGCTTCGGTCCCGGTCCCGGCCGCGGCCCCGGCTGCGGCCAACCAGTCGTCCAGCAGCTTGATCTGACGCTCCGGCGGGAACTCGGTCGGCGCGAAGAGGGCCTGGACCACCAGGCCGAGCGTGAAGGACTGAGCGGCGGCCGCCAGATCGGCCGCCGGCGTCGCGGTGGGCAGTTCGCCGCGCGCCTGGGCCGCCTCGACATGCCGGGTGAGCTTGGTGCGTGAGCGGCGGTAGCGCTCGGCGTGCTCGGTGGCGAGCTCGGGGTCGGCGAGGGCCACGTCCCAGGAGCTGACCCAGATCCGGTTGGCGTCGGCGCCCTCGGCGGTCAGCGGCAGGACGTCGAGCAGGACGGCGCGCAGCGCGGCCAGCCCCTCGGTCGGCGTCGCGCGGCGCGGCCTCTCCTGGTTGCGCTGGTCGAGCACCTCCAACGCGGTGCGCAGCAGGGCCTGCTTGTTCGGGAAGTAGTGGGTGAGCAGGCCGGTCGAGGCGTTCATCTCGGCAGCCACCGCACGCAGGGTGAGCGCGCCGAAGCCGCGGGTGGCCAGTACTCGCCAGACCGCCGCGGAGACATCGCGACGGCGGGCTTCATGGTCTCCACGAGCGGGCGTCATGCGGCTATGGTACCTACCAAACGTTTGTTATGTACGTTCCCCGGAGGTAGCCAGCATGTTCGCCATCCCGCTTTCCGACACCCTCCCCGCTGAGCTCCGCCCGCTGGAGCCCTGGCACGCCGAGGAGTTCCTGGCCCACATGGACCGTGCCCGGGAGAACCTGGACCAGTTCATCGCCTTCGCCTCGCTGACCACCGACCTGGAGTCGTCCCGCGCCACGCTGCGGCGCTACGCCGACATGGCCGCCGCCGACACCGGTCGGATCTACGGCATCTGGCTGGACGGCACGCTGGTGGGCGGCGTGATGTTCCCGAACTTCGACGTCAAGCACCTCAACTGCGAGATCGGGGTCTGGGCCGAGCCGGCGGGCGAGGGGCTCGGGCTGATCTCGGCGGGCGTCCGGCACCTGATCGAGTACGCGGTGGTGGAGCGCGGGATGCAGCGGATCGAGTGGTTCAGCAGCACCCGTAACGCCCGCAGCCGGGCCGTCGCGCAGCGGGCCGGCATGCGCCTGGACGGGGTGCTCCGGTCGTACTACCTGCACAACGGGATCCGGCACGACAAGGAGGTCTGGTCGATCCTCGCGGACGAGTGGCTCGCCGGCGACCTGCGCCCGGCGCACTGAGCATGCGCTCCGCCGACCCGCTTACCGGAACCCGGTAGGGATCACCCCGCGGACCTGTGTAGACTTGCCCGCGTTGCCGATGCGAACCGTCCCTCGGGTCTGGTTCCGGTAGCGGTGCCGCCTTAGCTCAGTTGGCCAGAGCAACGCACTCGTAATGCGTAGGTCGCGGGTTCGAATCCCGCAGGCGGCTCAGTGAAGGCCCAGGTCAGCTCATTGATGACCTGGGCCTTTTGCGTTGCTCGGGTTATTCCGGAGCTGGCCCTTGCTGGCCCGAACCCGCACTGGCCGACGGTATCTGTCCCCTTATACGCCCTTAGCTGCGATCGAGTTCAGTACAGGGCGAAGCAGGTCGAGGACGTGGGTCCAGTTGTAGGTGTCACGGCCTCCGCCAGCCTTGGGCTTGTGGGGTACGTAGTCGCCGATCAGGACGCCCATCGCGCGGAGCCGGGTCAGGCTCTCGTCGTACGCGGGGTGGGCGGCCTGGGCGGAGTTGACGTAGGGCTGGACGGCTACG
It includes:
- a CDS encoding GNAT family N-acetyltransferase encodes the protein MFAIPLSDTLPAELRPLEPWHAEEFLAHMDRARENLDQFIAFASLTTDLESSRATLRRYADMAAADTGRIYGIWLDGTLVGGVMFPNFDVKHLNCEIGVWAEPAGEGLGLISAGVRHLIEYAVVERGMQRIEWFSSTRNARSRAVAQRAGMRLDGVLRSYYLHNGIRHDKEVWSILADEWLAGDLRPAH
- a CDS encoding DNA polymerase III subunit delta', yielding MAVWDDLVGQERVVEQLTAAARAARATVLAGRSGTAEAANASLMTHAWLFTGPPGAGQTTAARAFAAALQCTSPDLELGGTPGCGFCDGCHTVMSESHADVKFVRSDGLSIGVGDMRDLVLRASSYPTGGRWSVILIDAAHRLTEAAANALLKGVEEPSPRTVWLLCAPSVQDTLPTIRSRCRHLVLGTPAADAVADLLVRRDGVDPSVARLAAQVGQGDVERSRRLAVDEQARSRRLDVLRIPLEVADIGGCLAAAQRLVDTAKADAEALAETRDVKETDDLKAVYGAAEGLGGKAPRGMAGAVKELEKRQKSRATRTRRETLGVALLDLLGFYRDVLALQLGSTGALSNEDQRPVLDKVASAGPPEGTLRRMEAILACRRALDRNVDPLLAVEAMTVALRAG
- the tmk gene encoding dTMP kinase yields the protein MTSEEQPTPIAEAGAGFPDLPEVAPAGTPGERARALLRLRPYRRLWVTQLLGGTADRLAFLVLLALTVAVASRAEQFGGGYRGVAFALTLVFVVRLAAAALAGVLLLTPVHRLLTTRLDRRWTLIGGDGLRAALVAVAPWWPVWVHGGGASYALLGTVFVAGVAERVWSVAKGATVPTLLPAANPYAPPAEQRPSVGNLATLRTLDMRTGWATLPLAALALIGLTLLNNLFAAFGSHWLREHQVTMAALGAAALFVASAVLLYLQDLPATPSGATPSSPLRGLRAPTDATPGPALGKGRTGSAPYFTFAVAAAYASMAGTAALALLTAAEHGAGPVGYGLLVLAATGLPWLGLRLTRVTLPALSRRRLLAVALLALGAALILAGLVFDFVLILLLTAVAGTAAGIVVGVGRALLAQEVEEARLPRVTEHLYAVLRTVVAGALVALPLLAAGYGEVDYGNRAPGSFTFIHGGAALAVATAGVLTLALAGMVLLKTDDQRGTVPFGRELLEALGRGREIPEHRASGTGFFIALEGGDGAGKSTQAQALAEWIRSKGHEVVLTREPGGSPVGQRLRGLVLDVGNTGLSHRAEALIYAADRAEHVENVIRPALARGAVVITDRYMDSSIAYQGAGRDLAATEVARISRWATGGLVPDLTVVLDVDPLKARERFTEALDRLESEPTEFHARVRAGFLALAAADSVRYLVVDGSTGPALVTTAIRHRLDRELPLSEQEKAARIEQERLAKEEAERRAAEEARKKAEAEAAERKRLELLEQLRAEQAEKERLAKEAADRKAAEEARKRAEEARLKAEEEAKRRAAEEAERKAAEEARLAAEAAERARQEAEIAQQAELQRQRDVQRAEQRRRAEEALQRAEAVRVAEAAAAAAAAANDAAAITAELPRVVGEEDLTEEISEQDRQAAVAAAEAAAAAKAGESGQGGSGGRGAAAGSAGAAPAAGKGAAPAPEQAVEQTAVLPRVQPNGPAAPGGQAPLRPVEERVPPGLWRAEPPTVDPTRELPTVPASQAPQTARPPRPSWAEETPMDDLPSLTDSLLGSREDWARWQQPDPADGEPRGEEDGKTDGKGRKRRK
- a CDS encoding TetR/AcrR family transcriptional regulator, producing the protein MTPARGDHEARRRDVSAAVWRVLATRGFGALTLRAVAAEMNASTGLLTHYFPNKQALLRTALEVLDQRNQERPRRATPTEGLAALRAVLLDVLPLTAEGADANRIWVSSWDVALADPELATEHAERYRRSRTKLTRHVEAAQARGELPTATPAADLAAAAQSFTLGLVVQALFAPTEFPPERQIKLLDDWLAAAGAAAGTGTEAPATPPAERSPGAAVNSRSATPEPAAAPPAGSD
- a CDS encoding alpha/beta hydrolase yields the protein MCSAQPAAPLRTVLTLAVAGLLLTGCSGSDRPHGVPAGTPSSSAGTGASPGAAPAAVTPLQPLPEAVPAQLNSYYTQQLSWQSCDQGFQCATFKVPVDYDHPGDGDLSLGAVRRPADGAGGAQRLGSLLLNPGGPGGSAVQYVEAAAGSYQAPVRAAYDLVGLDPRGVGRSSPITCLSGDRMDAYTAVDTSPDNQAEIDQLVAVDQEFAAGCRAHSGALLGHVSTVEAARDMDVLRALLGEAKLNYVGKSYGTLLGATYAGLFPSRVGRLVLDGAMDPSLTALGENRAQAGGFETAWDSFVRDCDTRDDCPLGRDEQQAGQQLDSLFGSLRSQALPGEGGRQLTESRAVTGVVEAMYAQSLWPQLRDALTAAKSGKGGPLLRLSDSYYERSADGSYPNLMFANMAVNCLDLPAAFASPADVSRAVPDFQQVSPHFGRDMAWMSLACAYWPIKATGAPHTVKAAGAGPIVVVGTTRDPATPYAWAQSLAGQLASGRLLTYDGDGHTAYGRHNDCVDSAVNHYLLEGQPPAQGLRCGS